The Rhineura floridana isolate rRhiFlo1 chromosome 17, rRhiFlo1.hap2, whole genome shotgun sequence genomic interval TCATGATGCCATCCCTCCTGCCCGTTGGCcgcgcttgctggggctgataggagttgtaattcagcaacatgtatgaatggttttaatagtgtaaatagtttaattctatttaatctagacttttgtatgtttttaattatatgtgttcttttatttggaagccgccgtgagttccacttttgggaaaagggcggggtaaaaataaggggaaaaaaataaataaaacatctggagggccaaaggtttctcacacCTGATGTGCACAGTGGGTGATGCTACTTTTGGGCATTGCAATGCCACAAATGTCTTTTGGCTTCACACCATGATATCAGTGCTTCAGCAACCCTTTGCAGCCCAGGTAGCCAGAAGCACGGTTTGTCTGCGATGCAGCTCAGCTATCTCCTGTCCTTGCAATTGTCTGGTGTCGTCCTTTTCCACAGGGGGAAAAGAGGCAAGTCTTGCCTTGTTCCAGATGGCTGCAGAAGCATCATGACGAAAGCTCACTGCTCCGGTTACAGCCTCTCTCATCAACTGTTCTACTTCCTGTTTGCAGAGATGGTAAGGAGTTGATCATGTGCTTTGCTAAGAAGGTAGGGTCATgaattgggggagagggagggagggaatgggaTTATGCTCAGAATATGGCCTTTAATTGAGGACCTTGGGCAAAAAGTGTCATGTGTAGGAACGTGTACGCATGAATTCTAAGGCATCTTGCGTATAAAAGTGTGTGCGTTACCAGATTGTTCAGATATTCATAGAATAGGCTATATTATCTGTATGTGACATATTTATAACATTCGTTGtcaatctactatatattttggaaagttgtttgttcataTCTGGGTACCTCTTCAGCTATCGTAACCAAATTCCTGAGTTCAAGGAGCAGGttatgtttggatacagttgggcgccattttgaatcaagatggtggagtgAATCTTTCAAACCTGCCCTAATTTTAACCATTGGTTTCAAAACTGCCCTGATgtttgccccctccctgttgtaATTATCCATAGAAAATAGCTCCCATTGGGGACAATTTCCATTGGGATCATGGCTGGGACATGAATGGTtaaccttccccttcctttgcactGTGATCCTGACAGAATTTGGGCAGAGGGGGCCACCACtcataggattttttaaaataaaaccccCTGACTTAACCTGTAGTTTGACTCCATCTGCCACCTTGTGGGATTGCATATTTGATGTCTACCAAAAGAATCACACAATGTCAACAAGCTGAAAGTACtcttattttgaatgtttaaGGTTATGTTTCAAAATTTGCCACTCAGAAAATGGCCCGGCAGAAACTGGAATATTTGATGAGTTTGACTCTTTGGGTGGTATCCagtgttaatcctactcagaatagattgactaaagttaatgaacatggctaacttaggtttattaatatcaatggatctactctcaaTAGGGTTTAGTTGTATACAACCCTTTGTGAATATTTATTGCAGTTCTGTCTAGGTAGTTTGATGACGATCTCTAGACAAACCACACTGAGTTTTATCTGAGTATCTTATCTGAACTTTATCCAAATTTTACCTGAACTAGAAgtcagacaggcaccttctctgctGAGTTTCAGGCACATggttaaaaccattttatttcaggaggcctttgcatCATGAATGCTTCTCTGATGTCTTCAACATTTCTGATGTTTTTCGCTTACATtttcaagcttatggtttcaATTTGGTATATAGTACATTGAAATATTTTTACCACTGCAAGCCGCTTTAAGACCTAGATGTTGACAAACATGATGTAattgttcaataaataaatatctgattaTCTGAATATTTTCATTCTTCATGAGCCCTTTCTTGACAAACAAAACtgtgccataaataaataaatatgacaataGTCTTCTTCTTTTTCACCCCTTCTCAACTGTTTCTACTTTTAGAAAGGGTGCTCAGATCCTCTGTTCCACAATGCCCAGTATTATAAGAGTGCATTTTGTCATTTGATGATGCAAAGCAATCTCAACATCAAAAAGCGGGCACTCTTCCATGACTTTGGAGATCTCTTTACGGAAAACAGTAAGTGATCTGTTCTCAAAGATGCAATAATTTGGTTCCCTTTTCCAATTCTTTAAGCAACAGctgtcttttgattttttttttgttgcaaCTGTTGCTAGCAACACCATGGGCCCTCTCCAGActggagttttgttttgtttttgtgatgatgATTTGCATGTGtactctgcaacatgttcttgacacaataaaaGTGCATCAGTGGTAGATTTATACCGGACTGTCCCacgcatcattctgctttattagtcgATCTGCAATGTGTCCCCAACGTTACCACGTTGTTGCCGTCTGGGGGGCTCAAGTGCAACCAAAGCAGAACAAGAttaaccagaacatttgtggtattaaaagttacaggattttagcagaATTATGGGACATTCatcaactggaaacaaagcaggaaATATCCATCcctaaacttttgcaggcacaaacagtattgaaagtgggatcacataGGACCATCCCAATAGCATCACCAGCCCAAATCACcatgaatgcacaacaaaaggaTCTAGAGGGGCTCCATGCCCTAGTAGATGGCCTGAAGGCATACAAGGCCtccaccttgttgaagctaagccaGTCgaggtctggtcactgcctgaatGGGTGACCACCTAGGACCCACAGATGCAGCAtactgggttccatgatggaagaaaggtgggatataaatgttggaaaataaatgcaattcaacatgttttcattctccccccccccagtattgtTTTGTGGCATGGCTGGATTCTCTGATTTCTATAAGCCACAGTGGctggacctcattctcaactggCAGAAACAGGATAAAGGATGTTTCTGGATGTATGGTGAGTAGACGCTCCTGTCTGATTCATTTAGCGGTGGAGTGGCCAATTACGAcgtttgtgtaaaaaaaaaaatctatggagaAAATGGAAGCTAAAACTTGAGTGGAGTTACTaagaatgaaataggaacagGATAAGGATAGGGTCACTGGCccctaaccctgatggctacatTCTCCCTCCGCCGTcgaaggcagtgtgcttctgaataccagctgctggagaccgcaggaggggagagtgctcttgcgctcaggtcttacttgtgggcttcccgaagggatctagttggccactgtgagaacaggatgctgtttcCATGGGAAATAGCTCTGTGTGTGATAGCGTGTGTTAGGGCACTGCGAATGTGGGTGAGCCTGGCTTTGTCCAATTTGGGGGCTGGTCTCACCCACTGCTGGAATGGCACTCCCAACAACTTTCCACTGGGTAATGCCACCTTCAGCCcaggaaaggttccccacccttgtcctaCTTCAGGGGCACCGGCCCAACACCCATGGGTGCCAGCGTGCTCGCcagggcatgtggcccttgggatgtcacccagaagggaatgtggtcctttgGGTGAAGGTGGTTTCTGATCCCTGAGATATAGCCTACATTTGCAGGAATGGGCAATAATTTATCATTCTAGGAGTGTAATCCTAAGCACGTTTAGTAAGGAGCAAGGCTGCAGCCCTCTATTCACTCAACCTGGGAGTGCTCTGCATTGAGgggaatgggacttgcttctgagtagatgtatcTATGACTGCTCTGTAAAGCCCCATTAAGctcagtgggacctacttctgagtaacatGCCTAGGGTTGCACTGTGGACCTTGTAAGCTTATGCCTGAGTGAGGACCCTCACGCTACAGGCACATCTTGTGCTTTCCAAGCAAATAACTCTTCCTTTCTGGTGTTTAGAATCTTCTATGACGACCAAAGAATCGCAAAGAGTCAAGAGATCAGAGAAGATCCTTCCAGGTAAATAAAGCTCATgccaactggtgtgtgtgtgtgagacaacaGTTCCCCAAGCCATATCACAGCCTTAACACAATGGGCGGTCCATCCTGCCAATTCACACTCAGAGccgtaaatggaaatggactgccttcacgtcgatcccaggttttcatggtaagcggtactcagagggagtttaccattgccttcctctgaggctgagaggcagcgactggcccaagatcacctagtgagctttatggctgtgtggggattcgaaccctcgtctcccaggttgcagtcctacaccttaaccgctacaccacactcaGAACcataggcccactgaaatcaatggagttaAGTTTCTTGTGTCTGTTGATGACAATGGGTTCACTGCTCTGAGTATAACTAACGCTGCGTATCTTAAAGATTGCCCATATTTTGAGAGCGTTGTCTATATTAAGCTCTCTGCTGGAGGAGGTTTATCCACAGATGAGATGCTCAGTAgaagaccatctgctttgcacacagaaggtcccaggctcaaccccggcatctccaggtagggctgggagaggttcCTTGTCTggaacccaggagagccactgccggtcagtgctgACGGTACTGAGCTAGAATCAGCCTCTCCCAActtctgggtccccagatgttgctgggttacaactcccatcattcctgaccatgggtcatgctggctggggctgatggggttggagtcccaacaacatctggaagccaaaagttgggaaaggcggcgctagatggtctgactcgggATAAGGGAGCTTCCCAAGTTTCTATATGTTCCTCATCTCTGCACCCCTGCTGTAACTAAAATAATTACCTGTCACTGGTATAAACACAGATTCTTCCCTTGTTCAGTCTTCCTGACATCATTGTTCCATTCCGTCATTGCTTTCCCCCTCCGTCCCCACAGATTATAGATCGTAGGCTCCTCGGGGCAGGAACCTATCCTCCCGAAAGAGCTGAGCACATTGCTGCAACTATATAAATCCAAGTCCTCTCTTCCCTTGGATATCCAATTGCTTCTTTTCCCTGCAGGTGAATGTTCTGCTCATAACACCGCCGTGGCTGTAGGGGCGATTGGAGGATTCCTCTACTATGGCTTCTGATGAGCTCGTGTCTATTTGCTCTTGCACCGCTGAGCTTCACTCTCTTGCTTTCGTTTTTTGCCCCATCTTCCTTACAGTGAAAGCACTGTGATGCCACTTTAACccgtcttggcttcccccaaaggatcctgggagctgtcgtttgttaagggtgctgagatttgttagaagcagcagaggctggtggcgccatgtcagtggggctgtggtaTCCACTCGGAggttttccaggagctgtccaaggtggcgAGATCTATTCAGTTTCagaatcttggacagctcctggaaaaccTCTGAGTggctcccactgacatggagctgccagcctccactgatttagTAGACCCTTATtcctaccacagagctacaattcccaccgtGGTTTAATCATCAATCCTTCCTCCCAGGAAGCTCTGGGAAGtgcagctctgggaggggaattggGGGGGGCtctaaaactctcagcacccttaagaaactacagttcccaggatgctttggggaagctATGATGGTTAAAATGGTATTAACAGAGCTTTCAATGTAAGGTGCAGAGCCACGCAGCTCTTCTTTCTAGGTACATTTCGAGTACTCAGCAATGTAATTACAGAGACGTCATTGGAACCTCAGCATCCCTGTCAGCCAGGGCTCTAGCAAAGTCATGAAGgggatgagcctcaccaacttctTGAAGCGCCTGCCTAGCAGAGGGGTGGGGAGAACCGTTTTCAACCCGGGGGGCCACATTCCTGGGtaagcaaccttctgagggccgcatGCAAGTTTGTGTGGCAGGGCCAGAGGcgaaaagtgggcagagtaacaGATGCCATTTTTTTTACCTCTGTTAAAGTGGCTTACATTCCCAGCCACACAAAAAAAAAGTCAGCGGTgtctacacaaacacacagaaacacacacacatctccatcctccatccagccaaacaagaggcatgatcacagttc includes:
- the C17H16orf89 gene encoding UPF0764 protein C16orf89 homolog, with product MIHRKNSTWTSSSLSLSRCEDRRNSVISALEKAAVFLEDQYKEINIDAAVGYCLMQAYLSATLDKWASEPGLDSERKRVALLDEKVLPLIEKAKQALNQKDPAYSGAFFPSLSPGFWKVPHQWTQTVPSFPFSPTNGSCLDLKTSDSCISFLLGTRGKRGKSCLVPDGCRSIMTKAHCSGYSLSHQLFYFLFAEMKGCSDPLFHNAQYYKSAFCHLMMQSNLNIKKRALFHDFGDLFTENILFCGMAGFSDFYKPQWLDLILNWQKQDKGCFWMYESSMTTKESQRVKRSEKILPGECSAHNTAVAVGAIGGFLYYGF